From one Thalassobaculum sp. OXR-137 genomic stretch:
- a CDS encoding DUF4112 domain-containing protein yields MTAAEAPATMSRARRARPASDLARELDRLDGLADLMDSRFRLPGTNIRFGLDAIVGLLPGIGDGLVTLPAFYILARAHRMGVPKSLLVRMAINVGIDFAIGAVPLIGDLIDVGFRANRRNVALLRDHFAKAAVV; encoded by the coding sequence ATGACCGCAGCTGAAGCTCCGGCGACGATGTCGCGTGCCCGGCGGGCGCGGCCTGCGTCGGACCTGGCCCGCGAACTCGATCGTCTCGACGGTCTCGCGGACCTGATGGACAGCCGGTTCCGCCTACCGGGAACGAATATCCGCTTCGGACTGGACGCGATCGTCGGTTTGCTCCCCGGGATCGGCGACGGGCTGGTGACGCTGCCGGCCTTCTACATCCTCGCCCGGGCGCACCGTATGGGCGTCCCGAAGAGCCTGCTGGTGCGCATGGCCATCAATGTCGGCATCGATTTCGCCATCGGCGCCGTTCCGCTGATCGGCGACCTGATCGATGTCGGATTCCGGGCGAACCGACGCAATGTGGCGCTCCTGCGCGATCACTTCGCCAAGGCGGCGGTCGTCTAG
- a CDS encoding DedA family protein codes for MVELINDWIATWGAPAIGFLMFVENVFPPIPSEVVMPVAGLAAARGELSVVAVIIAGTVGSVAGATLWYVAGLALGADRIRRFCARHGHWLTIQPDDVDGAQKWFQRWGHLAVLFGRMVPGVRTLISVPAGVAGMGWVPFLLYTTIGSLIWVSGLTMAGHWLGERRDVLTNSLSLVGNVVIAVLVAWYLWRVFTLRRRRDAGGN; via the coding sequence ATGGTCGAGCTTATCAATGACTGGATCGCGACCTGGGGGGCGCCCGCCATCGGGTTCCTGATGTTCGTGGAGAATGTCTTCCCGCCCATCCCCTCCGAAGTGGTGATGCCGGTGGCCGGACTGGCCGCGGCGCGGGGCGAGCTGTCCGTCGTCGCGGTGATCATCGCCGGCACGGTCGGCTCGGTCGCCGGGGCAACCCTGTGGTACGTCGCCGGTCTGGCCCTGGGTGCCGACCGCATCCGCCGCTTCTGCGCCCGCCACGGCCATTGGCTGACGATCCAGCCGGACGATGTGGACGGCGCGCAGAAATGGTTCCAGCGCTGGGGCCATCTGGCGGTGCTGTTCGGGCGGATGGTCCCGGGGGTCCGGACCCTGATCTCGGTTCCGGCCGGGGTCGCTGGAATGGGCTGGGTCCCTTTCCTGCTCTACACGACCATCGGCTCTCTGATCTGGGTCAGCGGCCTGACCATGGCGGGACATTGGCTGGGCGAGCGCCGGGACGTCCTGACCAACTCGCTCTCGCTGGTCGGCAACGTCGTCATCGCGGTGCTTGTCGCCTGGTATCTGTGGCGGGTTTTCACCCTGCGCCGACGACGCGACGCAGGGGGGAACTGA
- a CDS encoding SulP family inorganic anion transporter yields the protein MLAAMVVALALIPEAIAFSIIAGVDPKVGLYASFSIAVLTAICGGRPGMISAATAATAVLMVTLVRDYGLEYLLAATALAGLLQIACGFLRLATVMRFVSKSVMTGFVNALAILIFMAQLPELIDVPGLTYVMVAAGLAVIYLLPRLTTAVPSPLVCIVILTAVSLGFGLDLRTVGDMGELPDTLPIFLLPDVPLTLETLQIILPYSAGIAVVGLLESLMTATIVDDLTDTSSNKHRECVGQGIANFGTAFIGGMAGCAMIGQSVINVKSGGRGRLSCFLAGIFLLIACVVLGDWVKQIPMAALVAIMIMVSIGTFSWQSIKDLRVHPRSSSVVMLATVVVVVATHNLAIGVIVGVLLSGIFFAWKIAQIFRVTSTLSPDGSARTYVVEGQVFFASADSFLASFDFREALENVTIDVSRAHIWDISSVAALDTVVLKFRREGANVEIVGLNKASETIVDKLAVHDKPGAMDRLLEH from the coding sequence GTGCTGGCAGCCATGGTGGTGGCGCTCGCCCTGATCCCCGAAGCGATCGCCTTCTCGATCATCGCCGGCGTCGACCCCAAGGTCGGCCTCTACGCCTCGTTCTCCATCGCCGTGCTGACCGCGATCTGCGGCGGCCGCCCGGGCATGATCTCGGCGGCGACGGCGGCGACGGCGGTGCTGATGGTGACCCTGGTGCGGGACTACGGGCTGGAGTACCTGCTGGCGGCGACCGCCTTGGCCGGCCTGCTGCAGATTGCCTGCGGGTTCCTGCGGCTGGCGACCGTGATGCGGTTCGTGTCCAAAAGTGTGATGACCGGGTTCGTCAACGCGCTCGCCATCCTGATCTTCATGGCCCAGCTTCCCGAGCTGATCGACGTGCCGGGCCTGACCTATGTGATGGTGGCGGCCGGGCTGGCGGTAATCTACCTGCTGCCGCGCCTGACGACCGCCGTGCCGTCGCCACTGGTCTGCATCGTCATCCTGACGGCGGTGTCGCTCGGCTTCGGCCTGGATCTGCGCACGGTCGGCGATATGGGCGAGCTGCCGGACACCCTGCCGATCTTCCTGCTGCCGGACGTCCCGCTGACCCTGGAGACGCTGCAGATCATCCTGCCGTATTCCGCCGGCATCGCCGTGGTCGGCCTGCTGGAATCGCTGATGACGGCGACCATCGTCGACGATCTCACGGACACCTCGTCCAACAAACACCGCGAATGCGTCGGCCAGGGCATCGCCAATTTCGGCACCGCCTTCATCGGCGGCATGGCCGGCTGCGCGATGATCGGCCAGTCGGTGATCAACGTGAAGTCGGGCGGGCGGGGACGGCTGTCCTGTTTCCTGGCCGGCATCTTCCTGCTGATCGCCTGCGTGGTGCTCGGCGACTGGGTGAAGCAGATCCCGATGGCCGCCCTGGTGGCGATCATGATCATGGTCTCCATCGGCACGTTCAGCTGGCAGTCGATCAAGGACCTGCGGGTCCATCCGCGCAGTTCGTCGGTGGTCATGCTGGCCACGGTCGTGGTGGTAGTCGCCACCCATAATCTTGCCATCGGCGTGATCGTGGGCGTGCTGCTGTCCGGCATCTTCTTCGCCTGGAAGATCGCTCAGATCTTCCGGGTCACCTCGACCCTGTCTCCGGACGGATCGGCCCGGACTTATGTGGTGGAGGGCCAGGTGTTCTTCGCCTCGGCCGACAGCTTCCTGGCCTCCTTCGATTTCCGCGAGGCGCTGGAGAACGTCACCATCGACGTCTCGCGCGCCCATATCTGGGACATTTCCAGCGTCGCCGCCTTGGACACCGTCGTCTTGAAGTTTCGCCGCGAGGGCGCCAACGTCGAGATCGTGGGGCTGAACAAGGCCAGCGAGACGATCGTCGACAAGCTGGCGGTACACGACAAGCCCGGGGCCATGGACCGGCTGCTCGAGCATTGA
- a CDS encoding universal stress protein, translated as MSKIVAMIDGSIYSQSVSDHTAWAAERLGATEIELVHVLGRREGPSAPADLSGSFSAGMREELLKELADLDELNAKAAQKRGRLILEEAQASLKAKGITTIAPRLRHGDLIETLAAVETRADMVVIGKRGSAADFAKMHLGSNLERVVRSSHVPVLITSRAFKPIRRFLIAFDGGRTALKAVDYVARTALFSGLECHLLTVGERSAEIERNLDNARALLKGGNIQVSLDVIPGQPDQVIAKYVEDVGIDLLVMGAYSHSRFRHLFLGSTTEETIRNCLIPALIYR; from the coding sequence ATGAGCAAGATCGTCGCGATGATCGACGGCTCGATCTATTCGCAGAGCGTCAGCGACCACACGGCCTGGGCGGCCGAGCGGCTGGGCGCCACGGAGATCGAGCTGGTGCACGTGCTGGGCCGCCGCGAGGGGCCGAGCGCGCCCGCCGACCTGAGCGGCAGCTTCTCTGCCGGCATGCGCGAGGAACTGCTGAAGGAACTGGCAGATCTGGACGAGCTGAACGCCAAGGCGGCGCAGAAGCGGGGCCGGCTGATCCTGGAGGAGGCCCAGGCCTCGCTGAAGGCCAAGGGGATCACCACCATCGCTCCCCGGCTGCGCCACGGCGACCTGATCGAGACCCTGGCGGCGGTGGAGACCCGCGCCGACATGGTGGTGATCGGTAAGCGCGGATCGGCGGCCGATTTCGCCAAGATGCATCTCGGCTCCAACCTGGAGCGGGTGGTGCGGTCGTCGCACGTGCCGGTACTGATCACCTCGCGGGCATTCAAGCCGATCCGGCGGTTCCTCATCGCCTTCGACGGCGGACGGACGGCGCTGAAGGCGGTGGACTACGTGGCGCGCACGGCGCTGTTCTCCGGCCTGGAGTGCCACCTGCTGACGGTGGGCGAGCGCTCGGCCGAGATCGAGCGCAACCTGGACAATGCCAGGGCGCTGCTCAAGGGCGGCAACATCCAGGTCTCGCTCGACGTGATTCCGGGCCAACCGGACCAGGTGATCGCGAAATACGTGGAGGATGTGGGCATCGACCTGCTGGTCATGGGCGCCTACAGCCATTCGCGCTTCCGCCACCTGTTCCTGGGCTCGACCACCGAGGAGACGATCCGCAACTGCCTGATTCCGGCGCTGATCTACCGGTAG
- a CDS encoding HAD family hydrolase translates to MVHAALMAAGIRGIVFDKDGTLIRFEETWTPAFWASAERLAADLGRPALAEEMMVAGGWCPQRRRILPGTELASGTTDVVARLWRAVAPDLPEDARLIPWLDTIWHEQAMAHLTPIDPLPALFAGLCGDGMACGLATNDSETGARETADRLGIAPHLSFTVGYDSGHGAKPAPGMIRAAQAAWGLAPAQTAMVGDSPADLASGRAAGCGLVIGVLSGASGRDVLEPLADLVLEDVHGLRV, encoded by the coding sequence ATGGTGCACGCTGCCCTCATGGCCGCCGGCATTCGCGGCATCGTGTTCGACAAGGACGGCACCCTGATCCGCTTCGAGGAAACCTGGACGCCGGCCTTCTGGGCCAGCGCGGAGCGGTTGGCGGCGGATCTGGGGCGCCCGGCACTGGCCGAGGAGATGATGGTCGCCGGCGGCTGGTGCCCCCAGCGCCGGCGCATCCTGCCCGGCACGGAACTCGCGTCCGGTACCACCGACGTGGTCGCCCGGCTCTGGCGCGCTGTGGCTCCGGATCTGCCGGAGGACGCGCGGCTGATCCCCTGGCTCGACACGATCTGGCACGAACAGGCGATGGCGCATCTGACCCCGATCGACCCGCTGCCGGCGCTGTTCGCCGGCCTGTGCGGCGACGGGATGGCCTGCGGCCTCGCCACCAACGACAGCGAGACCGGCGCGCGGGAGACCGCCGACCGTCTGGGTATCGCCCCGCATCTGAGCTTCACCGTCGGTTATGACAGCGGCCACGGGGCGAAGCCGGCTCCGGGTATGATTCGCGCCGCCCAGGCCGCCTGGGGGCTGGCGCCCGCGCAGACGGCGATGGTGGGCGATTCCCCGGCCGATCTGGCGTCGGGCCGGGCGGCGGGATGCGGATTGGTGATCGGCGTTCTCTCCGGCGCCAGCGGCCGCGACGTGCTGGAACCGCTGGCCGACCTGGTGCTCGAGGACGTCCACGGGCTGCGGGTTTAG
- a CDS encoding DUF3592 domain-containing protein, protein MSRDPRPESPDTQPEETPPRRFRSPFAIRPRTLVIVGLLAIAGGVFGLREHITFLVSAEQAEAQVVSVETFDPTEGFTLYRPTVRYLTANGGMTATAADTYRPTQAGEMLSVAYDPANPEDARLMDPRDRWILPLWMVVFGMITVVIGIRRARRGPSAD, encoded by the coding sequence GTGTCGCGTGATCCCCGTCCGGAGTCCCCGGATACCCAGCCTGAAGAAACGCCGCCCAGGCGCTTTCGGTCGCCCTTCGCGATCCGGCCGCGCACCCTGGTGATCGTCGGGTTGCTGGCGATTGCCGGCGGCGTCTTCGGTCTGCGCGAGCACATCACCTTCCTGGTCTCCGCCGAACAGGCGGAGGCGCAGGTGGTGTCCGTGGAGACCTTCGATCCGACCGAGGGCTTCACCCTCTACCGGCCGACGGTCCGCTACCTCACCGCCAATGGCGGCATGACCGCCACCGCCGCCGACACCTACCGGCCGACCCAGGCCGGGGAAATGCTGTCGGTGGCCTACGATCCGGCCAATCCCGAAGACGCACGGCTGATGGATCCACGCGACCGCTGGATCCTGCCCCTGTGGATGGTGGTGTTCGGGATGATCACCGTGGTGATCGGCATCCGCCGCGCCCGGCGCGGACCGTCCGCCGACTGA
- the grxD gene encoding Grx4 family monothiol glutaredoxin has protein sequence MLDEALKTRIDDEVASSDVVLFMKGTPVFPQCGFSAVVVQVLSHLGTKFKGINVLDDPSLREGIKEYSSWPTIPQLYVKGEFVGGCDIVREMFETGELMELLNSRGVEVRPSEGVA, from the coding sequence ATGCTCGACGAGGCTCTCAAGACCCGGATCGACGACGAAGTCGCCAGCAGCGACGTCGTGCTGTTCATGAAGGGCACCCCGGTCTTTCCGCAATGCGGATTCTCCGCCGTCGTGGTCCAGGTGCTCAGCCATCTCGGCACCAAGTTCAAGGGCATCAACGTGCTCGACGATCCGTCCCTGCGCGAAGGGATCAAGGAGTACTCGAGCTGGCCGACGATCCCGCAGCTCTATGTGAAGGGCGAGTTCGTGGGCGGCTGCGACATCGTGCGCGAGATGTTCGAGACGGGCGAGCTGATGGAGCTCCTGAACAGCCGGGGCGTCGAGGTCCGGCCGAGTGAAGGTGTCGCGTGA
- a CDS encoding BolA family transcriptional regulator: MAMEANEIERLIKEALPDAHVTIEDLRGDGDHYACHVVSSAFTGKNRVQQHQLVYKALQGRMGTELHALALQTAAPE, encoded by the coding sequence ATGGCCATGGAAGCGAACGAAATCGAGCGCCTGATCAAGGAAGCGCTCCCGGACGCCCATGTGACGATCGAGGATCTGCGCGGCGACGGCGACCACTATGCATGCCATGTCGTGTCGTCTGCCTTCACGGGAAAGAACCGCGTGCAGCAGCATCAGCTGGTGTACAAAGCTCTTCAGGGACGCATGGGGACCGAGTTGCATGCGCTCGCCCTGCAAACCGCCGCCCCGGAATGA